In Mustela nigripes isolate SB6536 chromosome 2, MUSNIG.SB6536, whole genome shotgun sequence, a single window of DNA contains:
- the DAPK3 gene encoding death-associated protein kinase 3: MSTFRQEDVEDYYEMGEELGSGQFAIVRKCRQKGTGKEYAAKFIKKRRLSSSRRGVSREEIEREVNILREIRHPNIITLHDIFENKTDVVLILELVSGGELFDFLAEKESLTEDEATQFLKQILDGVHYLHSKRIAHFDLKPENIMLLDKNVPNPRIKLIDFGIAHKIEAGNEFKNIFGTPEFVAPEIVNYEPLGLEADMWSIGVITYILLSGASPFLGETKQETLTNISAVNYDFDEEYFSNTSELAKDFIRRLLVKDPKRRMTIAQSLEHPWIKAIRRRNVRREDSGRKPERRRLKTARLKEYTIKSHSSMPPNNTYVNFERFSKVLEEVAAAEEGLRGLEHSRRLCHEDIEALTAIYAEKEAWYREENESIGQDLRRLRQELHKTEALQRQAQEEAKGTLLGASGLKRRFSRLENRYEALAKQVASEMRFVQDLVRAMEQEKLQGVECSLR, translated from the exons ATGTCCACGTTCAGGCAGGAAGACGTGGAGGACTACTATGAGATGGGGGAGGAGCTGGGCAG CGGCCAGTTCGCCATCGTGCGGAAGTGCCGGCAGAAGGGCACCGGCAAGGAGTACGCGGCCAAGTTCATCAAGAAGCGCCGCCTGTCGTCCAGCCGCCGGGGGGTCAGCCGGGAGGAGATCGAGCGGGAGGTGAACATCCTGCGGGAGATCCGGCACCCCAACATCATCACGCTGCACGACATCTTTGAGAACAAGACGGACGTGGTGCTCATCCTGGAGCTGGTTTCGGGCGGGGAGCTCTTCGACTTCCTGGCCGAGAAGGAGTCGCTGACAGAGGACGAGGCCACGCAGTTCCTCAAGCAGATCCTGGACGGCGTCCACTACCTACACTCCAAGCGCATCGCCCACTTCGACCTCAAG CCGGAAAACATCATGCTGCTGGACAAGAACGTGCCCAACCCGCGGATCAAGCTCATCGACTTCGGCATCGCCCACAAGATCGAGGCGGGGAATGAGTTCAAGAACATCTTCGGCACCCCCGAGTTCGTGG CTCCGGAGATTGTCAACTATGAGCCCCTGGGTCTGGAGGCGGACATGTG GAGCATCGGCGTCATCACGTACATCCT TCTGAGCGGCGCCTCCCCGTTCCTGGGTGAGACGAAGCAGGAGACCCTGACCAACATCTCGGCCGTGAACTACGACTTCGACGAGGAATACTTCAGCAACACCAGCGAGCTGGCCAAGGACTTCATCCGCCGGCTGCTCGTCAAAGACCCCAA GAGAAGAATGACCATCGCCCAGAGCCTGGAGCATCCCTGGATCAAG GCGATCCGGCGGCGGAACGTGCGGCGCGAGGACAGCGGCCGGAAGCCCGAGCGGCGGCGCCTGAAGACAGCACGGCTCAAGGAGTACACCATCAAGTCGCACTCCAGCATGCCCCCCAACAACACCTACGTCAACTTCGAGCGCTTCTCCAAGGTGTTGGAGGAGGTGGCGGCGGCCGAGGAGGGCCTGCGGGGGCTGGAGCACAGCCGGCGCCTGTGCCACGAGGACATCGAGGCGCTGACGGCCATCTACGCGGAGAAGGAGGCCTGGTACCGGGAGGAGAACGAGAGCATCGGCCAGGACCTGCGGCGGCTGCGGCAGGAGCTGCACAAAACTGAGGCGCTGCAGCGGCAGGCCCAGGAGGAGGCCAAGGGCACCCTGCTGGGGGCCAGCGGGCTCAAGCGCCGCTTCAGCCGCCTCGAGAACCGCTACGAGGCCCTGGCGAAGCAGGTGGCCTCCGAGATGCGCTTCGTGCAGGATCTGGTGCGGGCCATGGAGCAGGAGAAGCTGCAGGGCGTGGAGTGCAGCCTCCGCTAG